One genomic segment of Vicia villosa cultivar HV-30 ecotype Madison, WI unplaced genomic scaffold, Vvil1.0 ctg.002117F_1_1, whole genome shotgun sequence includes these proteins:
- the LOC131637941 gene encoding uncharacterized protein LOC131637941 has product MRMLGLEQVMRKKNIDEADGVGEGGEAEVGNEEENIEADGVGEGVESGVANEAGVGNKEDDIDEDYVATEGSYEDNEFQFSGESDVSEMNWTKVLPQETLGEISSCEKEKDQIKGLVPAVQAISDNMECRLCVKHLYGNWKKRHSGLELKEVLWAAARATTIPAWEKAVLKMKTMKEDAWKDMVDIPASHWSRSHFNTYTKCDLQVNNMCEAFNRAILEHREKPIITLLEGIKQYITKRIANQKELLQGYTGSICPKIQLVIEKHKQQAQGWSSTWHGDDDISIFGVTNGNDTYCVDLKKETCSCRKWQLTGIPCSHVIACIWNIKKKPEEYVASCYRKSTFMETYSHIVYPTNGLQLWPVDDQNQVEPPVMRKAIGRPKKQRNKTNDEPRNPHILPRRFSTVTSPKCGAMGHNKRSCKGKSDADRAIPKGGNKPKKAAKAKKVKTKEKQIEIGQGSQAPQPTQE; this is encoded by the exons ATGAGGATGTTGGGGCTGGAGCAGGTAATGAGGAAGAAAAATATTGATGAGGCTGATGGTGTTGGTGAAGGTGGTGAAGCCGAAGTAGGTAATGAGGAAGAAAACATTGAGGCGGATGGTGTTGGTGAGGGTGTTGAGTCTGGAGTAGCTAATGAGGCTGGAGTTGGTAATAAGGAAGATGACATTGATGAGGATTATGTGGCAACTGAGGGTAGTTATGAGGACAATGAGTTCCAATTTAGTGGAGAATCTGATGTGAGTGAGATGAATTGGACCAAGGTTCTTCCACAAGAGACATTGGGTGAGATTTCAAGCTGCGAGAAAGAGAAAGATCAGATTAAG GGACTTGTTCCAGCTGTTCAAGCCATTAGTGACAATATGGAGTGTAGATTGTGTGTTAAGCATTTGTATGGCAACTGGAAGAAGAGACACTCAGGACTTGAACTCAAAGAAGTATTGTGGGCTGCTGCTAGAGCAACAACAATTCCTGCTTGGGAAAAGGCAGTGCTGAAAATGAAGACAATGAAAGAGGATGCATGGAAGGACATGGTGGATATACCTGCTAGCCATTGGAGCAGATCACATTTCAACACCTATACCAAATGTGATTTACAGGTAAACAATATGTGTGAAGCATTCAATAGGGCTATTTTAGAGCATAGAGAGAAACCCATTATCACATTATTGGAGGGCATCAAACAATACATCACTAAGAGGATTGCAAATCAGAAGGAGTTGCTTCAGGGGTACACAGGTTCAATATGTCCTAAAATTCAACTGGTCATTGAGAAGCATAAGCAGCAAGCACAAGGGTGGAGTTCTACTTGGCATGGTGATGATGACATTTCCATATTTGGTGTCACTAATGGCAATGATACCTACTGTGTTGATCTTAAGAAGGAAACTTGCTCATGTAGGAAGTGGCAACTGACTGGTATACCTTGTAGCCATGTGATTGCATGCATTTGGAACATCAAGAAAAAGCCAGAGGAGTATGTTGCTTCATGTTATAG AAAATCAACTTTTATGGAGACTTATTCCCACATTGTGTATCCAACCAATGGACTACAGTTGTGGCCTGTGGATGATCAGAATCAAGTTGAACCCCCAGTTATGAGAAAAGCAATAGGAAGGCCCAAAAAACAAAGGAACAAAACAAATGATGAACCAAGGAATCCCCACATTTTGCCAAGGAGGTTTTCCACTGTTACATCTCCAAAGTGTGGTGCTATGGGACATAATAAAAGGAGCTGTAAGGGTAAGAGTGATGCAGATAGGGCAATTCCAAAGGGTGGCAACAAACCAAAGAAGGCTGCTAAGGCTAAGAAGGTGAAGACTAAGGAGAAGCAAATAGAAATTGGTCAAGGATCACAAGCTCCTCAACCCACTCAGGAGTAG